Proteins found in one Pseudomonas sp. P8_241 genomic segment:
- a CDS encoding SDR family NAD(P)-dependent oxidoreductase has translation MRKKVAIIGASFRFPGSTSATFWQNLLEGHDFITQVDPSRWSHEAFFHPDKANPGTTYTLAAGTLGDISTFDAGFFSISPREAAIMDPQQRLLLELGWEVFENAGVKPSSVRGSNCGVYLGIASTDYAYRLAHDLSLVDASTATGNTFSIAANRLSYFYDLHGPSMAVDTACSSSLVAFHQACQAIQSGDIDQALAGGISLHLHPFGFLIFSKASMLSRKGRCNVFDEAGDGYVRSEGAGLFYLKDYDKAVADGNQILAVVAGSAVNTDGRKSGLTVPSADAQAALMTQAYASAGISPADIDYLEAHGTGTPVGDPIESRAIGLALGQVRGADKPLLIGSVKSNIGHLEAASGVAGLMKALYCVTERQVPATIGIKNLNPRIPFADLNLNVATRNHALKPNGTLVVGVNSFGFGGANAHVILQSHTPDAAPCAVVTTHAAVPLMVTAKDGGGLAAMAQSIAHHLNDNPASSLYDVAYQVMMRRDLHPQRVVVVDSDLQHSAQALLDFALDPAVSALSSVVESGRALDQAKGPVFVFSGNGSQWQGMGKGLLADPVFHAAVAEIDAVFQPLSGYSLIAELAGENGQDRYHLTEIAQPALFALQVGVTRMLASQGVVPQVVMGHSVGEVAAAWACGALTLVDATRVIYHRSRLQGLTAGYGQMSAVGLSGSDTANLLQELGLDDVVLAGENSFKGATVAGSVSGLERLEQVLSERQVFVRRLALDYAFHSPAMNMIGEQVVEALRDIAPRSGQIPLYSTVTGGLLDGKRLDAEYWWQNIRFPVLFQSASETLCEQGYNVFVEVGPHPVLRSYVSDALAAQGQEGVAITTLMRNDDAPQRVTRAVAKVLISGVETDLSCLFPSTGQFVRLPNYAWQRERHWHGDTPESSRALYLERQHPLLGHAVPGHELTWENRLDTQLFASLDDHKVGDAVLFPGAGFTELVLAAAQCYQPGQYVDIEELEIHNPLVLHAESSKRVRVQIDSSDGTVSIVSRSTAQEEPWARHVVARLPGEARGVLLNEQAPALPTRAPDFNRAQHLQLTCAVGLNYGPAYQAIEAGWIDGDQVLAQLSAPQVIASELATLHLHPALLDSAFQLITQLLSADPKARNGLAFIPVKLGRINFAAASLPPCLAKVRLVRRSEHSLLADFTLYDAQGRAVVCIKDARFRAVKLHKDRSGDLKLADFAGIAKPYPNAARGLPFKPPALHHTLVQSLASVADEPTQQRYSQEVEPLLDSLCGSFVLEAIESLGGQLSLAQRATWQTQAQGYSGYLDHLLEQAVDDGSLMASGGTWQVADQGERPSAQDIWQELFRSYPEHFQIIHSVGRIGIHLLDLLSGAQQIETLLPRETSPAQLSRQVLGASGYHALLDGIRQHIEQRLAVLPAGQRLRILELGFGGAPFAAQLCAQLDFDRVDYQYSADDLDPASLLQGEFPDLQLLSLADAEQLPTVPASGFDLVLVAADLAPLESISKSLGHAAVRMSAGGQLMLLAQHPARWADFVFGAQPSWWLTGEGQRSLSVQQRPGFWQQELRRHGLSVDDVLEFMPAMSSGSYVLMGTTEGVVAFDPQPLPVQHWLLVADQQGAENAFAQQLTLALRDQGQSVDWLAPASAQDMALQLSAGPAPRHLLLLSGLFGTQGLDGQAERCMLAAGLTQACEQAGVSPDCWLLTRGAAVHLLPVSSQVPGNVSTLADAALWGFGRTLANEAVGCRVRLLDLAEGAGVEALLPALLNADEETELAISAEGDRYVARLRVRPDQLDRTAGQQAPTQVSLGFELPGQLRNLRWEAHDALVPAGDELDIEVQATGLNFRDVMYALGLLSDEAIENGFSGPTLGFEFAGVVRGKGLQVEGDFQPGDRVVGFGPSSFANRLVTNANAVARIPEGMSFEAAATIPSTFFTVYYALHYLARLEPGEKILIHGAAGGVGIAAIQIAKWCGAEIYATAGSDEKRDFLRLLGVEHVFDSRSLAFADEILAITAGRGVDVVLNSLAGEAINRNLQVLKPFGRFLELGKRDFYQNTKIGLRPFRNNISYFGIDADQLMSERPALTRRLFGDMMQLFRDGILSPLPYREFDANDVVESFRYMQQARQIGKIVVTYRTPIQQVFSAPVAQAQTLQLSADGTYLVTGGLSGFGLRTAQWLVDKGARHLALLGRRGAATEEAQPALAAWREQGIAVQALACDITDIAQLRSVLSSLEASTAPLRGVVHAATVFDDGLIRNLTQAQLQRVLEPKAKGAQLLHELTAHLPLDLFVLFSSATTLFGNPGQANYVAANHWLEALARHRLLQGLPATAVLWGAIDDAGFLARNQDIKDALQSRMGGAALQSQAALDTLENLLLQKRSGLGVLELDWKALSRFLPAAGSPKFIELARLHSGEQEEESNVDDIQRLLLEMNDEELTELFAEMLKQEISEILRIPASKLDSSRPLQELGLDSLMSVELVVAVEERFGIRLPVMELSETSSIAKLTIRILELLRGSQDAEDSLQARTADSLARHGVELSEVELTQVGSGASSPDTQLSRLIN, from the coding sequence GTTATGTGCGATCCGAAGGCGCCGGGCTGTTCTATCTCAAGGATTACGACAAGGCGGTAGCGGACGGCAACCAGATCCTGGCGGTCGTGGCGGGCAGCGCGGTCAATACCGATGGACGCAAGTCCGGGCTTACCGTGCCAAGTGCCGATGCCCAGGCTGCGTTGATGACTCAGGCCTACGCCAGTGCTGGCATTTCGCCGGCCGACATCGATTACCTGGAAGCCCACGGCACAGGCACGCCGGTGGGCGATCCCATTGAAAGCCGGGCCATCGGCCTGGCGTTGGGCCAGGTTCGCGGGGCTGACAAGCCGTTGCTGATCGGCTCGGTCAAAAGCAACATCGGTCACCTGGAGGCTGCCTCCGGGGTGGCCGGCTTGATGAAAGCGCTGTACTGCGTTACCGAACGCCAGGTGCCGGCCACTATCGGTATCAAGAACCTCAATCCGCGCATTCCTTTCGCCGACCTGAACCTCAATGTGGCCACCCGCAACCATGCGCTCAAGCCCAATGGCACGCTGGTGGTCGGGGTCAATTCGTTCGGGTTTGGCGGCGCCAACGCCCACGTCATCCTGCAAAGCCACACACCGGACGCTGCGCCGTGCGCGGTCGTGACCACGCATGCGGCGGTGCCATTGATGGTCACGGCCAAAGACGGCGGTGGGCTGGCGGCGATGGCGCAAAGCATCGCGCATCACCTCAACGACAACCCGGCTTCCAGCCTGTATGACGTTGCGTATCAGGTGATGATGCGTCGTGACCTGCATCCGCAACGTGTGGTGGTGGTCGACAGCGACCTCCAGCACAGCGCCCAGGCGCTGCTGGATTTCGCCCTGGACCCGGCCGTCTCGGCCCTGAGCTCCGTGGTGGAAAGCGGTCGGGCGCTGGATCAGGCCAAGGGGCCGGTGTTTGTTTTCTCCGGCAATGGGTCGCAATGGCAAGGGATGGGCAAAGGGTTGCTCGCGGACCCGGTGTTCCATGCCGCCGTCGCTGAAATCGATGCGGTGTTCCAGCCATTGTCCGGCTACTCGCTGATTGCCGAACTGGCGGGTGAAAACGGGCAGGACCGGTATCATTTGACCGAAATAGCCCAGCCGGCCCTGTTCGCGCTGCAAGTCGGTGTCACCCGCATGCTGGCCAGCCAGGGAGTGGTGCCGCAGGTCGTGATGGGCCATAGCGTTGGCGAAGTCGCCGCCGCCTGGGCGTGCGGTGCCTTGACCCTGGTTGACGCGACCCGGGTGATCTACCACCGCAGTCGCTTGCAGGGGCTCACGGCCGGTTATGGACAAATGTCCGCCGTTGGCTTGTCGGGCAGCGACACCGCGAATCTGCTCCAGGAGTTGGGCCTTGACGATGTGGTCCTGGCTGGCGAAAACAGCTTCAAGGGCGCGACCGTGGCCGGTTCTGTCAGTGGCCTGGAGCGTCTTGAGCAGGTGCTGAGCGAACGTCAGGTATTTGTTCGTCGCCTTGCCCTGGACTACGCCTTCCACTCGCCGGCGATGAACATGATCGGCGAACAGGTGGTCGAGGCGTTGCGCGACATCGCTCCACGCAGCGGCCAGATCCCTTTGTATTCCACAGTCACCGGTGGCTTGCTGGATGGAAAACGTCTGGACGCCGAATACTGGTGGCAGAACATCCGTTTCCCGGTGTTGTTCCAGTCCGCCAGCGAAACCCTGTGCGAACAGGGCTACAACGTCTTTGTCGAGGTCGGTCCGCATCCGGTCCTGCGCAGCTATGTCAGCGATGCCTTGGCCGCACAGGGTCAAGAGGGCGTGGCGATTACCACACTGATGCGCAATGACGACGCCCCACAGCGGGTCACCCGTGCGGTGGCCAAGGTGCTGATCAGTGGCGTCGAGACTGATCTGTCGTGCCTGTTCCCGAGCACCGGGCAGTTCGTGCGCTTGCCCAACTACGCATGGCAGCGCGAGCGGCACTGGCATGGCGACACGCCGGAGTCGAGCCGGGCGCTTTACCTTGAGCGGCAGCATCCGCTGCTCGGTCATGCCGTTCCGGGGCATGAGCTGACCTGGGAAAACCGTCTCGATACACAACTGTTTGCGTCGCTGGATGACCACAAGGTCGGCGATGCGGTGCTGTTCCCGGGGGCCGGTTTCACTGAACTGGTCCTGGCGGCGGCGCAGTGCTACCAGCCGGGTCAGTACGTCGACATCGAAGAACTGGAAATCCACAATCCGTTGGTGCTGCATGCCGAGTCGAGCAAGCGCGTGCGTGTGCAGATCGACAGCAGCGATGGCACCGTCTCCATTGTGTCGCGCAGCACGGCCCAGGAAGAACCGTGGGCGCGACACGTGGTTGCCCGTTTGCCGGGCGAGGCGCGTGGTGTCCTGCTGAACGAACAGGCACCGGCACTGCCCACTCGCGCCCCGGATTTCAATCGAGCGCAACATTTGCAACTGACCTGTGCGGTTGGCCTTAACTACGGCCCGGCCTATCAGGCCATCGAAGCCGGCTGGATCGACGGTGACCAGGTGCTGGCGCAGCTCAGCGCTCCCCAGGTAATTGCGTCCGAACTGGCAACCTTGCACCTGCATCCGGCGTTGCTGGACAGTGCGTTCCAGCTGATCACGCAGTTGCTGAGCGCAGACCCCAAGGCGCGTAATGGCCTGGCGTTTATCCCGGTAAAACTGGGTCGGATCAATTTTGCCGCCGCAAGCCTGCCACCCTGCCTGGCGAAAGTGCGCCTGGTGCGCCGGTCGGAACATTCCCTGTTGGCCGACTTCACCCTGTACGACGCCCAAGGGCGCGCCGTGGTGTGCATCAAGGACGCGCGTTTCCGTGCGGTCAAATTGCACAAGGATCGCAGTGGCGACCTGAAGCTGGCGGATTTCGCCGGCATCGCCAAACCTTATCCCAATGCCGCCCGTGGGTTGCCGTTCAAACCCCCGGCCTTGCATCACACCTTGGTTCAGAGCCTGGCATCGGTGGCTGATGAGCCGACACAGCAGCGCTACAGCCAGGAAGTCGAACCGCTGCTGGACAGCCTGTGTGGCAGCTTTGTGCTGGAAGCCATCGAGTCCCTGGGTGGTCAGCTGAGCCTTGCCCAGCGGGCGACATGGCAAACCCAGGCGCAGGGGTACTCGGGGTATCTGGATCACCTGCTGGAACAGGCAGTGGACGACGGTAGCCTGATGGCCAGCGGTGGCACCTGGCAGGTGGCCGATCAGGGTGAGCGTCCGAGCGCCCAGGACATCTGGCAGGAACTGTTCCGCAGCTATCCCGAGCATTTCCAGATTATTCACTCGGTGGGGCGAATCGGTATCCACCTGTTGGACCTGCTCAGCGGTGCCCAGCAGATTGAAACGTTGCTGCCGCGCGAAACCTCGCCAGCCCAATTGTCCCGTCAGGTCCTGGGTGCCAGCGGTTATCACGCCTTGCTGGACGGCATCAGACAGCACATCGAGCAACGTCTGGCCGTGCTGCCGGCGGGGCAACGCTTGCGAATTCTCGAGCTCGGTTTCGGTGGTGCACCCTTCGCTGCGCAACTGTGCGCACAGCTGGACTTCGACCGTGTCGATTACCAATACAGCGCTGACGACCTGGACCCGGCAAGCCTGCTGCAAGGCGAGTTCCCGGACCTGCAATTGCTCAGCCTGGCGGATGCCGAACAGCTGCCGACCGTGCCTGCCAGCGGCTTTGACCTGGTCTTGGTCGCCGCGGACCTGGCGCCGCTGGAATCGATCAGCAAGAGCCTGGGCCACGCGGCTGTGCGCATGTCGGCCGGTGGGCAGTTGATGCTGCTGGCACAGCACCCGGCGCGCTGGGCGGACTTCGTGTTCGGCGCGCAACCTTCATGGTGGCTGACCGGCGAAGGGCAACGGAGCCTGTCGGTGCAACAGCGTCCGGGATTCTGGCAGCAGGAACTGCGTCGTCACGGCTTGAGCGTCGACGATGTACTGGAGTTTATGCCAGCCATGTCCAGCGGCAGTTATGTGCTGATGGGCACGACCGAAGGCGTGGTGGCATTCGATCCGCAACCATTGCCCGTTCAACACTGGTTGCTGGTGGCTGATCAGCAAGGCGCGGAAAACGCTTTCGCACAACAACTGACCCTGGCCCTGCGCGATCAGGGGCAAAGCGTTGACTGGCTGGCGCCGGCTTCGGCACAGGACATGGCCCTGCAATTGAGCGCCGGGCCAGCACCGCGGCACCTGTTACTGCTCAGTGGTTTATTCGGCACCCAAGGGCTGGATGGCCAGGCTGAGCGTTGCATGCTCGCCGCAGGATTGACCCAGGCTTGCGAACAGGCGGGCGTGAGCCCTGACTGCTGGTTGTTGACGCGCGGGGCGGCGGTGCACCTGCTGCCTGTGTCGTCGCAAGTGCCCGGTAATGTGTCGACCCTGGCCGATGCGGCGTTGTGGGGGTTTGGCCGCACGCTGGCCAACGAGGCCGTGGGCTGCCGCGTTCGTCTGTTGGACCTGGCTGAAGGGGCGGGTGTCGAAGCGTTGCTGCCGGCGCTGCTCAATGCCGATGAAGAAACCGAACTGGCGATCAGCGCGGAGGGTGATCGATACGTTGCCCGTTTGCGGGTGCGCCCGGATCAACTGGACCGCACAGCCGGTCAACAGGCCCCGACCCAGGTCAGCCTTGGCTTCGAACTGCCGGGCCAGTTGCGCAACCTGCGTTGGGAAGCCCACGACGCGTTGGTGCCGGCGGGCGATGAGCTGGACATCGAAGTCCAGGCCACCGGCCTCAACTTCCGCGACGTCATGTATGCGTTGGGTTTGCTGTCGGATGAAGCCATCGAAAACGGTTTTTCCGGCCCGACCCTGGGCTTCGAGTTTGCCGGTGTCGTGCGTGGCAAGGGCCTGCAGGTAGAAGGTGACTTCCAGCCGGGTGACCGGGTGGTAGGCTTCGGCCCGTCGAGCTTCGCCAACCGCCTGGTGACCAATGCCAACGCGGTGGCGCGGATCCCTGAGGGCATGTCCTTCGAAGCGGCCGCGACCATCCCTAGCACCTTCTTCACCGTGTACTACGCGCTGCATTACCTGGCGCGCCTGGAACCGGGCGAGAAAATCCTGATTCACGGCGCTGCCGGTGGCGTCGGGATCGCCGCGATCCAGATCGCCAAATGGTGCGGGGCCGAGATCTACGCCACCGCCGGCAGCGACGAAAAACGCGATTTCCTGCGCTTGCTCGGCGTCGAGCATGTGTTCGATTCGCGATCACTGGCGTTTGCCGACGAGATCCTCGCCATTACCGCTGGCCGTGGCGTCGACGTGGTGCTCAATTCGTTGGCAGGCGAGGCGATCAACCGCAACCTGCAAGTGCTCAAGCCGTTCGGGCGATTCCTTGAACTGGGCAAGCGCGATTTCTACCAGAACACCAAAATCGGTCTGCGGCCGTTCCGCAACAACATCAGCTACTTCGGCATCGATGCCGACCAGTTGATGAGCGAGCGCCCGGCACTGACCCGTCGCCTGTTTGGCGACATGATGCAGTTGTTCCGCGATGGCATCCTCAGCCCGCTGCCGTATCGTGAGTTCGACGCCAACGATGTCGTCGAGTCGTTCCGCTACATGCAGCAGGCGCGACAGATCGGCAAGATCGTCGTGACCTACCGCACGCCAATCCAGCAGGTGTTCAGCGCTCCGGTGGCGCAGGCGCAAACCTTGCAACTGTCGGCCGACGGCACCTATCTGGTCACCGGCGGGCTCAGTGGCTTTGGCCTGCGTACCGCGCAATGGCTGGTGGACAAGGGGGCTCGTCACCTGGCGTTGCTGGGTCGTCGGGGCGCGGCGACCGAGGAGGCGCAACCGGCGTTGGCGGCCTGGCGTGAGCAGGGCATCGCGGTTCAGGCGCTGGCTTGCGACATTACCGATATCGCGCAATTGCGCAGCGTGCTGTCGAGCCTTGAAGCTTCAACGGCACCGCTGCGGGGCGTTGTGCATGCGGCCACGGTGTTCGATGACGGTTTGATTCGCAACCTTACGCAAGCCCAGTTGCAACGGGTGCTCGAACCCAAAGCCAAGGGCGCGCAATTGCTGCATGAACTGACCGCGCATCTGCCGCTGGACTTGTTCGTGCTGTTTTCTTCGGCGACCACTCTGTTCGGCAACCCGGGGCAGGCCAACTATGTAGCGGCCAACCACTGGCTCGAAGCGCTGGCCCGTCACCGCCTGTTGCAAGGCTTGCCGGCCACTGCGGTGCTGTGGGGCGCCATTGACGATGCCGGTTTCCTCGCTCGAAACCAGGACATCAAGGATGCCCTGCAAAGTCGCATGGGCGGTGCGGCCCTGCAGTCGCAAGCGGCCCTCGACACCCTGGAAAACCTGCTGCTGCAAAAACGCTCCGGGCTCGGTGTGCTGGAGCTCGACTGGAAAGCGCTGTCGCGATTCCTGCCGGCAGCCGGATCGCCGAAGTTCATTGAGCTGGCGCGCCTGCACAGTGGTGAGCAGGAGGAGGAGAGCAATGTCGATGATATCCAGCGCCTGCTTCTGGAAATGAACGACGAGGAGCTCACCGAGCTGTTTGCTGAAATGCTCAAGCAGGAAATCAGCGAGATCCTGCGCATCCCTGCCAGCAAGCTCGACAGCAGTCGCCCGCTTCAGGAGCTGGGGCTCGATTCGCTGATGAGCGTGGAGCTGGTGGTCGCGGTCGAGGAACGTTTCGGTATTCGCCTGCCGGTCATGGAGCTGAGCGAAACCTCGAGCATTGCCAAGCTGACCATACGTATTCTTGAGTTGCTGCGTGGCAGCCAGGATGCCGAGGACAGTTTGCAGGCGCGGACCGCTGACTCTCTGGCGCGCCATGGCGTCGAGCTGTCCGAAGTAGAATTGACGCAAGTCGGTTCTGGCGCGAGCAGTCCCGATACCCAACTTTCCCGTTTGATCAATTGA